One segment of Luteolibacter rhizosphaerae DNA contains the following:
- a CDS encoding TonB-dependent receptor, giving the protein MNPCRSIHACIGVLLLGGALPLRAEELKEIIVEADAEETVVPPHFAGSTTVIEGKTIAESGARSVAELLATRGGVRLSSSSGNSSGSAVHLRGFGENSSSRVLVLVDGRPLNRPDMGGVSWLEVPLARIERVEILRGSQTARFGDNAAGGVINLVTKEGGKRSTVIEAAGGSDCYTLARLSYQDTFAGKRIALDLERNYTDGWRQNAESELESAALRWSRDLESRAELEFGVSWANERNGFPGPLSKEQYLLSPRESIYELAGVADQYFSEQSRWGFDGNLILGKKGELAFEMPIAFTRRDQEWNFGAGMHADNLLQTFSAAPRLGAAGERWELEAGLQYRRDSLDVSQFAEIQRVNRTAQAELGRETLGVFASGEWEPWKNWHLGVSARWETTQVDASARNFASPANPNLNFDRENDEANRAWQIGLRWEPREDLSSWVRYDRLYRLPSTDEIASYQGYPLTRPFNDQLRAETGHNLELGSEWSPGDWRFRLNGFAQWLEGEIAFDYLQNLNVNLADTRRLGVESSIGYSRGIWEADLHYTNLIAEYEGGVYAGKQVYLVPRHELTARLACRPVEKVMIQGEYQYIGDAFEGNDFQNTREKLPSYGVANLLLRYEPKPGLSVYLRVNNLLDEHYATVKYSGVWYPASGRQFQLGIRREL; this is encoded by the coding sequence GTGAACCCTTGTCGATCCATCCACGCTTGCATCGGAGTGCTGCTTTTAGGCGGTGCCCTGCCATTGCGTGCGGAGGAACTCAAGGAGATCATCGTGGAGGCGGATGCCGAGGAGACTGTGGTGCCGCCGCATTTCGCGGGCAGCACCACGGTAATCGAGGGGAAGACGATCGCCGAGTCGGGAGCTCGGTCGGTAGCTGAACTGTTGGCGACTCGGGGAGGGGTCCGCCTCAGCAGTAGCTCCGGTAACAGCTCCGGCTCGGCGGTTCATCTCCGCGGTTTCGGCGAGAACTCATCGTCGCGCGTTCTCGTGCTGGTCGATGGGAGGCCGCTTAACCGGCCGGACATGGGCGGGGTTTCTTGGCTTGAGGTGCCGCTGGCACGTATCGAGCGGGTCGAAATCCTGCGAGGGAGCCAGACCGCGCGATTCGGTGACAACGCCGCCGGCGGAGTGATCAATCTGGTGACCAAGGAGGGCGGAAAGCGCTCAACGGTGATCGAGGCGGCGGGGGGGAGCGATTGCTACACGCTGGCGAGGCTGAGTTACCAAGATACTTTCGCTGGCAAACGCATCGCGCTCGATCTGGAGCGTAACTACACGGACGGCTGGCGACAGAATGCGGAGAGCGAGCTGGAATCCGCGGCGCTGCGGTGGAGCAGGGACTTGGAGAGCCGCGCCGAACTTGAGTTCGGAGTGTCGTGGGCGAACGAGAGGAACGGCTTTCCGGGGCCGCTGAGCAAGGAGCAGTACCTGCTTTCCCCACGTGAATCGATCTACGAACTCGCCGGAGTGGCGGACCAGTACTTCAGCGAGCAATCACGCTGGGGATTCGATGGGAATCTGATCTTGGGCAAGAAGGGCGAGCTCGCCTTCGAGATGCCGATCGCGTTCACACGGCGTGATCAGGAATGGAATTTCGGTGCGGGGATGCACGCGGACAATCTGCTGCAGACTTTCTCCGCAGCCCCGCGCTTGGGTGCGGCGGGCGAACGCTGGGAGCTGGAGGCGGGATTGCAGTATCGCCGCGATTCTCTGGATGTGTCGCAGTTCGCGGAGATCCAGCGGGTCAACCGAACGGCTCAAGCGGAGCTGGGGCGGGAAACGCTTGGTGTTTTTGCCTCGGGTGAGTGGGAACCGTGGAAGAATTGGCATCTCGGGGTCTCCGCGCGCTGGGAGACCACGCAGGTGGATGCGTCCGCCCGTAACTTCGCTTCGCCGGCGAATCCGAATCTTAACTTCGACCGCGAGAATGATGAGGCCAACCGTGCGTGGCAGATCGGGTTGCGCTGGGAGCCGCGGGAGGATCTTTCGAGCTGGGTGCGTTACGACCGGCTTTATCGTCTGCCCTCCACGGACGAGATCGCGTCCTATCAGGGCTATCCGCTGACGAGACCTTTCAACGATCAGCTCCGGGCGGAAACGGGCCATAACCTGGAACTCGGTAGCGAGTGGAGTCCTGGCGACTGGCGTTTCCGTCTGAACGGATTCGCCCAGTGGTTGGAAGGAGAGATTGCTTTCGACTACCTCCAGAACCTCAACGTGAACCTCGCCGACACGCGGCGGCTAGGGGTGGAGAGTTCGATCGGCTACAGCCGGGGCATCTGGGAGGCGGATCTTCATTACACGAACCTGATCGCGGAGTATGAGGGCGGGGTCTATGCGGGGAAGCAGGTTTACCTCGTGCCGCGCCATGAACTCACCGCGCGGCTGGCCTGCCGTCCGGTCGAGAAGGTGATGATTCAAGGCGAGTATCAGTACATCGGCGATGCCTTCGAGGGGAACGATTTCCAGAACACCCGCGAGAAGTTGCCGTCCTATGGAGTGGCGAATCTGCTGCTCCGCTACGAGCCAAAACCAGGGCTATCCGTGTATCTGCGGGTGAATAACCTGCTGGACGAGCATTACGCCACGGTGAAGTACAGCGGCGTGTGGTATCCCGCTTCCGGCCGCCAATTCCAACTCGGCATCCGCCGCGAACTCTGA
- a CDS encoding sialidase family protein, whose amino-acid sequence MLRFSFLLAAAPLAAAPLHVVSVETVQPICPAFVREDFNPVLGLKVEVGGEEGVLELEEIELGFGGTTRLKDIASFEVRAGGADPGAEPGAVIAGDRKAGERQRVAPKHRLERGTHWFWISPKIREDASLDGVVDASVFGVKAGGKTHQTPVSSPPGAQRIGYAVRLPGDDGSKSYRIPGLARTKGGALLAVYDIRYDHAGDLPANIDVGVSRSTDEGQSWEKMRVAIDMGNDPEHGHDGVGDPAIAVDPKTGRIWIAALWSHGNRGWNGSGPGMSPEETGQLVLVHSDDEGKSWSKPENITGQTKDPAWRLFFNGPGAGIVLRDGTIVFAAQYRAADGKPWSTLIRSKDGGKTWETGSGVKSDTTEAQVVELADGSIMINCRDNRGGARTIAVSKDLGETWELHATDRKALREPVCMGSLLARDEALWFSNPDSVKARDRMTLKQSKDQGVTWPEETQWLYDSRGGFGYSCLAPLDQGRVGVIYEGKGSLYFLRLP is encoded by the coding sequence ATGCTCCGCTTTTCGTTCCTGCTTGCCGCGGCGCCCTTGGCCGCGGCTCCGCTTCATGTCGTTTCGGTCGAAACGGTGCAGCCCATTTGTCCGGCATTCGTGCGTGAGGATTTCAATCCCGTACTGGGTTTGAAGGTGGAGGTTGGGGGTGAGGAGGGGGTGCTCGAACTGGAGGAGATCGAATTGGGTTTCGGAGGGACGACGCGACTGAAGGACATCGCGAGTTTCGAGGTTCGCGCCGGCGGGGCTGACCCGGGTGCGGAGCCTGGTGCCGTGATCGCCGGAGACAGGAAGGCAGGGGAGCGGCAACGCGTGGCGCCAAAGCATCGCTTGGAGCGGGGGACGCATTGGTTCTGGATCTCGCCAAAGATCAGGGAAGACGCTTCGCTTGACGGGGTGGTGGATGCCTCGGTCTTCGGGGTCAAGGCGGGGGGGAAGACCCATCAAACGCCGGTAAGCTCCCCACCCGGCGCACAGCGGATCGGCTACGCGGTGAGGCTGCCGGGCGATGATGGTTCGAAGTCGTACCGCATCCCCGGACTAGCCCGAACCAAGGGAGGCGCCCTGCTCGCGGTATACGATATCCGCTACGATCATGCCGGGGATCTGCCGGCGAACATCGATGTAGGCGTATCGCGATCCACCGACGAGGGACAGTCGTGGGAGAAAATGCGGGTAGCGATCGACATGGGAAACGATCCGGAGCATGGCCATGACGGGGTGGGGGATCCGGCGATCGCGGTGGACCCGAAGACCGGACGGATTTGGATTGCGGCGCTATGGAGCCATGGCAACCGCGGATGGAATGGATCGGGCCCGGGGATGAGCCCGGAGGAGACCGGGCAGCTCGTGCTCGTTCATAGCGACGACGAGGGCAAGAGCTGGTCGAAGCCGGAGAACATTACCGGGCAGACGAAAGATCCGGCGTGGCGCTTATTCTTCAACGGGCCGGGCGCGGGGATCGTGCTGCGGGACGGGACGATCGTTTTCGCCGCGCAGTACCGGGCGGCGGACGGGAAGCCATGGTCGACCCTGATCCGTTCGAAGGATGGCGGGAAGACTTGGGAAACCGGGAGTGGAGTGAAGAGCGACACCACGGAGGCCCAAGTGGTAGAGCTGGCGGACGGATCGATCATGATCAACTGCCGGGACAATCGGGGAGGAGCGCGGACGATCGCGGTGAGCAAGGATCTGGGGGAGACTTGGGAGCTGCATGCGACGGACCGCAAGGCACTGCGGGAACCGGTATGCATGGGAAGCCTGCTCGCCCGGGATGAAGCGCTGTGGTTCTCCAATCCCGATAGCGTGAAGGCGCGGGATCGCATGACTCTGAAGCAATCGAAGGATCAGGGAGTGACCTGGCCAGAGGAGACGCAGTGGCTCTACGATTCGCGCGGGGGCTTCGGCTATTCGTGCTTGGCACCGCTGGATCAAGGGCGGGTGGGAGTGATCTACGAGGGGAAGGGGAGTTTGTACTTTCTGCGGCTGCCTTGA
- a CDS encoding SDR family oxidoreductase produces MKTILITGCSSGFGLEIAKHFLDRDWKVVATMRTPDPEVLPSSENLRILPLDVTDAASIAAAIREAGPIDALVNNAGIGLLNALEGTPIGKIREIFETNTFGTMAVTQAVLPQFRERRAGVIVNVTSSVTLKPLLLLSIYTASKAAVNAFTESLALELAPFNIRAALVLPGQAPDTRFADNARALMLGIPEAYDDLAQKVFTGWAESTDPKTKSRDVAEAVWSVVTDPAAPSFLPAGPDAVAWAAAR; encoded by the coding sequence ATGAAAACCATCCTCATCACCGGCTGCTCCTCCGGCTTCGGTCTCGAAATCGCCAAGCACTTCCTCGACCGCGACTGGAAAGTCGTCGCCACCATGCGCACGCCGGATCCCGAAGTCCTCCCGTCCTCGGAAAACCTCCGCATCCTCCCCCTTGATGTCACCGATGCCGCGAGCATCGCCGCCGCCATCCGCGAAGCAGGCCCTATCGACGCCTTGGTCAACAACGCCGGCATCGGTCTGCTCAACGCCCTCGAAGGCACGCCCATCGGGAAGATCCGCGAGATCTTCGAGACCAATACTTTCGGCACGATGGCCGTGACTCAGGCAGTGTTGCCCCAGTTCCGCGAACGCCGGGCAGGCGTCATCGTGAACGTCACCTCCAGCGTCACGCTCAAGCCGCTCCTCCTGCTCTCCATCTACACCGCCAGCAAAGCGGCCGTGAATGCATTCACCGAGTCGCTCGCCTTGGAGCTCGCTCCCTTCAATATCCGCGCCGCTCTCGTCCTGCCCGGCCAAGCCCCCGACACCCGCTTCGCCGACAATGCCCGCGCCCTCATGCTTGGCATTCCCGAAGCCTACGACGACTTGGCTCAAAAGGTCTTCACCGGATGGGCGGAGTCCACCGACCCAAAGACCAAGTCACGCGATGTCGCCGAGGCCGTTTGGTCCGTGGTCACGGACCCCGCGGCCCCCTCCTTCCTACCCGCCGGCCCCGACGCTGTCGCATGGGCCGCCGCGCGCTGA
- a CDS encoding TetR/AcrR family transcriptional regulator, which yields MGEAKKSGEKKAAGEVRAAKPLGRKRAQGRDQELLEATVEILAEVGFDSMTMDLVAARAKAGKATLYRRWSSKEELVRDALIGMSRASIELGRLPDTGSLRGDLLALMKPYSLEHSERKLRVLAGLGSFSTQHPKYYDEALAGIFEPWTEVNRKLMERAVERKELPAGAEIEAVCELIVAMTAFRTSVQRKQFDREVYEGLLDRVLLPALKGGG from the coding sequence ATGGGTGAAGCCAAGAAATCAGGAGAAAAGAAGGCCGCCGGAGAGGTGAGGGCGGCAAAGCCGCTCGGGCGGAAGCGGGCCCAAGGGCGCGATCAGGAGTTGCTGGAGGCGACGGTCGAGATTTTGGCCGAAGTCGGTTTCGACAGCATGACGATGGATCTGGTCGCTGCGCGGGCGAAGGCGGGGAAGGCGACGCTGTATCGCCGCTGGTCATCGAAAGAGGAACTGGTGCGCGATGCTTTGATCGGGATGAGCCGGGCTTCGATCGAGTTGGGTCGCCTGCCGGATACGGGAAGCCTACGCGGGGATTTGTTGGCCTTGATGAAGCCGTATTCGCTGGAGCATAGCGAACGGAAGCTACGGGTACTGGCAGGGCTGGGATCGTTTTCGACGCAACACCCGAAGTACTATGACGAGGCGCTGGCGGGGATCTTCGAGCCGTGGACGGAGGTAAACCGCAAGCTGATGGAGCGGGCGGTAGAGAGGAAAGAACTGCCGGCCGGTGCGGAAATCGAAGCGGTTTGCGAACTGATCGTGGCGATGACGGCATTCAGGACGAGCGTGCAGAGGAAGCAGTTCGACCGGGAGGTTTATGAAGGGCTCTTGGATCGGGTGTTGTTGCCGGCTCTGAAGGGTGGGGGGTGA
- a CDS encoding response regulator transcription factor: MKLLIVEDAPRLRATLTQALTRMGHAVDFAEDGEEGDLMGRATNYDAVVLDRMMPGKDGLEVLRGWRRDGIDTPVLLLTALDGVEEKVRGLGDGADDYMTKPFALAELVARLEALARRRYAQPDPKLMVGPLEIDTAAKSVRREGEDIVLTAREFALLECLARRPGQVMSREQIETRLYAELEGPLSNAVDSAICSLRRKVCPPGTPPLIHTRRGLGYVLEA, translated from the coding sequence ATGAAACTCTTGATCGTGGAAGATGCGCCCCGGCTGCGCGCGACGCTGACCCAAGCGCTGACGCGCATGGGGCATGCCGTGGATTTCGCCGAGGATGGCGAGGAAGGCGACCTGATGGGGCGCGCGACGAACTATGATGCCGTGGTGCTCGACCGGATGATGCCGGGCAAAGACGGGCTGGAGGTGCTGCGCGGCTGGAGGCGCGACGGGATCGACACGCCGGTGCTGCTCCTCACCGCGCTGGATGGCGTGGAAGAGAAAGTGAGGGGGCTCGGTGACGGGGCGGACGACTACATGACGAAGCCCTTCGCGCTGGCCGAACTGGTGGCACGTCTGGAAGCCTTGGCGCGGCGCCGCTATGCGCAGCCCGATCCGAAGCTGATGGTGGGGCCGCTGGAGATCGATACCGCGGCGAAGTCCGTGCGCCGCGAGGGCGAGGACATCGTGCTGACCGCGCGCGAATTCGCGTTGCTCGAATGCCTGGCGCGCCGCCCGGGGCAGGTGATGAGCCGCGAACAGATCGAGACGCGGCTTTATGCGGAACTGGAAGGGCCGCTGAGCAACGCGGTTGATTCCGCGATCTGTTCGCTACGGCGCAAGGTGTGTCCGCCCGGAACCCCGCCGCTGATTCATACCCGCCGGGGGCTGGGCTACGTGCTGGAAGCATGA
- a CDS encoding sensor histidine kinase: MISIRWRLTILLCLAMGALLVATGVGVFVGMRHVLREQFDATLTAKATALITASEIDDGDFEIDMTVQDFAGFGAGGGDYFEIRRMNGTVFQRSPSLQSASIQIGKSGKPPQNDEARIREAKLGDERPARFYIQRFYPKDDKKGRFQDLYLVVASPIRGLQIQLALLATVLAVAGGLALLLMVPVIRIGLGRGLKPLDKLSAEVQSIRPESLHQRLETGRLPAELVPVAASLNDWLARLEASFDRERRFSSHAAHELRTPLAEIKSMAELGAMWPEEATPERCGEIVTVANELEALLDKLALLARADAGRQPLAIEEVDPVATIATALGRVEAKATARKIRFDTQVDDKPLRTDPVLWGTILQNLLGNAVSHAPEGSEVRLEYGSGVLAISNDAPELEREDLERLFERFWRKDESHSGYGHSGLGMSIVKACSGLLGGKCTATLSEEGVLRIEVILADR; the protein is encoded by the coding sequence ATGATCTCGATCCGCTGGCGTCTCACGATCCTCCTCTGCCTGGCCATGGGCGCGCTGCTCGTGGCCACGGGCGTGGGCGTCTTCGTGGGGATGCGGCACGTCCTGCGCGAGCAATTCGACGCGACCCTGACGGCGAAGGCGACGGCGCTGATCACAGCCTCCGAGATCGATGACGGGGACTTCGAGATCGACATGACGGTGCAAGACTTCGCGGGCTTCGGCGCGGGAGGAGGCGACTACTTCGAGATCCGGCGGATGAACGGAACGGTCTTCCAGCGCTCCCCCTCGCTGCAGTCCGCGAGCATCCAGATCGGCAAGTCCGGCAAGCCCCCGCAGAATGACGAGGCACGGATCCGCGAGGCGAAGCTCGGCGACGAGCGGCCGGCCCGATTCTATATCCAGCGCTTCTACCCGAAGGACGACAAGAAGGGGCGCTTCCAGGATCTCTATCTGGTGGTGGCGAGTCCGATCCGCGGGCTACAGATCCAGCTGGCGCTGCTGGCCACGGTGCTGGCGGTGGCGGGCGGTCTGGCGCTGCTGCTGATGGTGCCGGTGATCCGGATCGGGTTGGGCCGCGGCTTGAAGCCGCTCGACAAGCTTTCGGCGGAGGTGCAATCGATCCGGCCCGAGAGCTTGCACCAACGGCTGGAGACGGGGAGGCTGCCGGCCGAGCTGGTGCCGGTGGCGGCGAGCTTGAACGATTGGCTGGCGCGGCTGGAGGCCTCCTTCGACCGGGAGCGGCGCTTCAGCAGCCACGCCGCGCACGAACTGCGGACGCCGCTGGCGGAGATCAAGAGCATGGCGGAGCTGGGCGCGATGTGGCCGGAGGAAGCGACGCCCGAGCGCTGTGGGGAGATCGTGACGGTGGCAAACGAACTGGAGGCGCTGCTCGACAAGCTGGCGCTGCTAGCGCGGGCGGATGCCGGGCGACAACCGCTGGCGATCGAAGAGGTCGACCCGGTGGCGACGATCGCGACGGCGCTGGGGCGGGTGGAAGCGAAGGCGACGGCGCGGAAGATCCGCTTCGACACGCAGGTGGACGACAAGCCGCTGCGCACCGATCCGGTGCTGTGGGGGACGATCCTGCAGAACCTACTGGGGAATGCGGTATCGCATGCGCCGGAGGGATCCGAGGTGAGGCTGGAGTATGGCTCGGGAGTGCTGGCGATCAGCAACGATGCGCCGGAGCTGGAGCGGGAGGATCTGGAGCGATTGTTCGAGCGTTTCTGGCGGAAGGATGAGTCGCACAGCGGCTACGGGCACTCGGGGCTAGGGATGTCGATCGTGAAGGCGTGCTCGGGTTTGCTGGGCGGAAAGTGCACGGCGACGCTTTCGGAGGAGGGGGTTCTTCGCATTGAGGTGATCCTGGCAGATCGCTAA
- a CDS encoding GAF domain-containing sensor histidine kinase, with amino-acid sequence MDDFQKDLSLISGIAAVPRILDVVCRVTGMGFAAVARVTEDRWIACSVRDDIGFGLKAGGELELGTTICNEIRCHRSLVAIDHVAESGVYRDHHTPLKYGFQSYISVPIVLSDGRFFGTLCAIDPKPASVESEQIVNMFVLLAELIAIHIESAERLAMSESDLRAERVHAELREQFIAVLGHDLRNPLGALSTGTEILKMCALDVRAERVVAMMEQSVRRMSGLIEDVMDFARGRLGGGISLEGRSLAPVEPLLVQVVEELQLSHPGRRVERRLALEEPVLHDRKRLAQLFTNLLGNAFTHGKEGTPVRVEAESRDGMFEFSVANSAEPIAPEILARMFHPFARGKVSPSQEGLGLGLYIAAEIAKSHGGNIRVQSNEVETRFTFVMGTRGSEGEGA; translated from the coding sequence GTGGACGATTTTCAGAAAGACCTCTCGCTTATCTCCGGCATTGCCGCGGTCCCCCGCATCCTCGATGTGGTGTGCCGTGTCACAGGAATGGGTTTCGCCGCCGTTGCCCGTGTCACCGAGGATCGCTGGATTGCTTGCAGCGTGAGGGACGACATCGGATTCGGCCTGAAGGCTGGGGGTGAGTTGGAGTTGGGAACCACGATATGCAACGAAATCCGCTGCCACCGTAGCTTGGTGGCGATCGATCACGTGGCGGAGAGCGGCGTGTATCGCGATCATCACACTCCGCTGAAGTACGGATTCCAGAGCTATATCTCGGTGCCGATCGTCTTGAGCGACGGGCGATTTTTCGGTACGCTCTGCGCGATCGATCCGAAGCCGGCCAGCGTCGAATCGGAGCAGATCGTCAACATGTTCGTGCTCTTGGCGGAGCTCATCGCGATTCATATCGAGTCCGCCGAGCGTTTGGCGATGAGCGAGTCCGATCTGCGTGCGGAGCGTGTCCATGCGGAGCTTCGCGAGCAATTCATCGCCGTGCTGGGGCATGATCTCCGGAATCCGCTGGGCGCCTTATCCACGGGTACCGAGATCCTGAAGATGTGCGCGCTGGATGTGCGGGCGGAGCGTGTGGTCGCGATGATGGAACAGAGCGTGCGGCGGATGTCCGGCTTGATCGAGGATGTCATGGACTTCGCCCGCGGCCGCCTCGGTGGTGGCATCAGCTTGGAGGGACGCTCGCTTGCGCCGGTGGAGCCGCTCCTGGTGCAGGTGGTGGAGGAACTGCAACTGTCCCACCCCGGGAGACGGGTCGAACGGCGCCTGGCTCTGGAGGAGCCCGTGCTGCACGACCGCAAGCGCTTGGCCCAGCTTTTCACCAACTTGCTGGGGAATGCGTTCACTCACGGCAAGGAAGGAACCCCGGTAAGGGTGGAGGCGGAAAGCCGGGACGGAATGTTCGAGTTCTCCGTGGCAAACTCAGCGGAGCCGATTGCTCCGGAGATTCTCGCACGGATGTTCCACCCCTTTGCGCGAGGGAAGGTATCGCCCTCTCAGGAAGGTTTGGGCTTGGGCCTCTATATCGCGGCGGAGATTGCCAAATCGCACGGAGGAAACATCCGGGTCCAGTCGAACGAGGTGGAAACCCGCTTCACCTTCGTGATGGGCACGCGTGGGTCTGAGGGGGAAGGTGCCTGA
- a CDS encoding AraC family transcriptional regulator, with protein sequence MSNNSTRKTATRPDSIASPRDTRLVDLLAGLAQGEGFSPSRLPGLKFMRSTAAIVRTQVSYEPSIVIVAQGRKRGYLGEQMFTYDANHYLVLSVPLPFECETVASPEGPLLGISIGITPAVVAEIMMELENALPIPMGKPQAIRANPLDDRMYDTVVRLVEALGDPEEARILGPQCVREIIYRVLRHEEAGTLRALAAPHTHFGQISRALHRMHAEYAQPMDMATLANEAGMSVSTFHAHFKAVTSSPPLQYLKSIRLHKARLLMVNQGETAGSACRLVGYESASQFNREFKRFFGDTPAAVAEQMRKSLINLV encoded by the coding sequence ATGAGCAACAATAGCACCCGGAAGACCGCCACTCGACCGGATTCGATCGCCTCGCCGCGTGACACACGCCTCGTCGATCTGTTAGCCGGACTTGCCCAAGGCGAGGGCTTCAGCCCCTCGCGTTTGCCCGGCCTCAAGTTCATGCGCTCCACCGCCGCGATCGTGCGCACGCAGGTCTCCTATGAGCCCAGCATCGTCATCGTCGCTCAGGGCCGTAAACGCGGCTACCTCGGCGAGCAGATGTTCACCTACGATGCGAACCATTATCTCGTACTCTCCGTCCCCCTGCCCTTCGAGTGCGAGACCGTCGCCTCGCCGGAAGGACCTCTGTTAGGCATCTCCATCGGCATCACGCCCGCCGTTGTCGCGGAGATCATGATGGAGCTGGAGAACGCGCTTCCGATCCCGATGGGCAAGCCTCAGGCCATTCGTGCCAATCCGCTCGACGACCGCATGTACGACACCGTCGTGCGCCTTGTCGAAGCACTCGGCGATCCCGAGGAAGCCCGCATCCTCGGCCCCCAGTGCGTGCGCGAGATCATCTATCGCGTCCTCCGTCATGAGGAAGCAGGCACCCTCCGTGCCCTCGCCGCCCCTCACACCCACTTCGGTCAGATCAGCCGCGCCCTCCATCGCATGCACGCGGAGTATGCCCAACCCATGGACATGGCCACGCTCGCCAACGAGGCTGGCATGAGCGTCTCCACCTTCCACGCCCACTTCAAGGCCGTCACCAGCTCGCCCCCGCTCCAATACCTCAAGTCGATCCGCCTCCACAAAGCCCGCCTCCTCATGGTGAACCAAGGCGAAACCGCCGGCAGCGCTTGCCGCCTCGTCGGCTACGAAAGCGCCTCCCAGTTCAACCGCGAGTTCAAGCGCTTCTTCGGCGACACCCCCGCCGCCGTCGCGGAGCAAATGCGCAAGAGCTTGATCAACCTCGTGTGA
- a CDS encoding SDR family oxidoreductase, translated as MKTNSESKVVLITGASSGIGEATARVLARKGHRLVIGARRTERLEALAKQLNEEGGAVEFTTLDVTDLDDVQAFVGFAIEKFGRVDVIVNNAGVMPLSPLEALKIDEWNQMIDVNIRGVLHGIAATLPLMKKQGHGQVINVSSIGGHATFPTAAVYCATKYAVIAISEGLRQENTDIRVTVISPGVTTSELAHTITHESTIEAMDAFREVAIPAEAIGRAIGFAIEQPGDVDVSEIIVRPTASPY; from the coding sequence ATGAAGACCAACTCCGAATCGAAAGTCGTTCTCATCACCGGTGCCAGCAGCGGAATCGGCGAAGCCACCGCCCGGGTGCTGGCCCGCAAGGGACACCGCCTGGTGATCGGCGCGCGCCGCACCGAGCGGCTGGAAGCACTGGCCAAGCAGCTCAACGAAGAAGGCGGCGCGGTGGAATTCACCACGCTGGACGTGACCGACCTGGATGACGTGCAAGCCTTCGTGGGCTTCGCGATCGAGAAGTTCGGCCGCGTGGATGTGATCGTGAACAATGCGGGGGTGATGCCGCTCTCGCCGCTGGAAGCGCTGAAGATCGACGAATGGAACCAGATGATCGACGTGAACATCCGCGGGGTGCTGCACGGCATCGCGGCGACGCTGCCGCTGATGAAGAAGCAGGGCCACGGGCAGGTGATCAACGTGTCCTCCATCGGCGGACACGCGACCTTCCCGACGGCTGCGGTCTATTGCGCGACGAAGTATGCGGTGATCGCGATCTCCGAGGGATTGCGCCAGGAGAACACCGATATTCGCGTCACCGTGATTTCTCCGGGAGTAACTACCTCCGAACTCGCTCATACGATCACTCATGAGAGCACGATCGAAGCGATGGATGCCTTCCGCGAGGTCGCGATCCCGGCGGAGGCGATCGGTCGCGCGATCGGCTTCGCGATCGAGCAGCCCGGGGATGTGGATGTGAGCGAGATCATCGTCCGCCCGACCGCGAGCCCCTATTGA
- a CDS encoding SDR family NAD(P)-dependent oxidoreductase, which produces MNLSNKIALVTGASRGLGRNIALALAARGADVILTYRERRQEGEEVAAEIAALGRKAAVLQLDVSSTAGFPVFADAVREVLAAEWQRESFDFLVNNAGVESSAPFAEMSEENFDHLYNVHLKGVYFLTQRLLPVIADGGRIVCTSTGLARFTIPGYSAYAAMKGAIEVLSRYLAKELGPRKIGVNVVAPGAIETDFTAAHLGRPGVREMISSSTALGRVGVPDDIGGVVAFLCSEEGRWVNAQRVEASGGVFL; this is translated from the coding sequence ATGAATCTCTCTAACAAAATTGCCTTGGTCACCGGCGCGAGCCGCGGATTGGGCCGAAACATCGCCCTGGCGCTGGCCGCGCGGGGCGCGGATGTCATCCTCACCTACCGCGAGCGGCGGCAGGAAGGTGAAGAAGTGGCGGCGGAAATCGCGGCGCTCGGGCGCAAGGCCGCGGTGCTGCAACTGGATGTATCCTCCACTGCCGGCTTCCCGGTCTTCGCCGATGCGGTGCGCGAGGTGCTCGCGGCGGAATGGCAGCGGGAGAGCTTCGACTTCTTGGTGAACAATGCCGGGGTGGAATCGTCCGCGCCCTTCGCGGAGATGAGCGAGGAGAACTTCGACCATCTCTACAACGTGCACCTGAAGGGTGTGTATTTCCTGACGCAGCGGCTGCTGCCCGTGATCGCGGATGGCGGGCGGATCGTGTGCACCTCGACCGGATTGGCGCGCTTCACGATTCCCGGATACTCTGCCTACGCGGCGATGAAGGGGGCGATCGAGGTGCTCTCGCGCTACCTGGCGAAGGAGCTGGGCCCGCGGAAGATCGGGGTGAACGTGGTGGCACCCGGTGCGATCGAGACGGACTTCACGGCGGCGCATCTCGGCAGGCCGGGGGTGAGGGAGATGATCTCGTCATCGACCGCGCTCGGCCGCGTGGGTGTGCCGGATGACATCGGCGGGGTGGTGGCCTTCCTGTGCTCCGAAGAAGGGCGCTGGGTGAATGCGCAGCGGGTGGAAGCCTCCGGCGGGGTATTTCTCTGA